One Paenibacillus sp. SYP-B4298 genomic window, AGGTGGGTATCCTGGGAATGCACAAGATTCAGATTCGTCCAGTGGCGATCGATAACGAGCGCATGGAGAACCGTCCGATGATGTACATTGCTCTCTCCTACGATCACCGCATCGTGGATGGCAGCGAGGCGGTACGCTTCCTGGTTGCAGTGAAGGAGATGCTCGAGGACCCAGAATCGCTGCTTCTGGAAGGCTAATCGATAATCAATACAGAGTGAACTCGGAAGAGGCTTGTCATCCCTGCATGGGATGGCGAGCCTCTCTTGCCTATATAGGAAGCGTGGATAATGACAAGGAGGTGTGAGAGATGAAGCTTGAAGGGTTTGCGCCTGTAGCGGACGAGAACTCCAGCGTGCTGCTTCTTGGCTCGATGCCATCGGAGGAATCGTTGCGCAGGGGACAGTATTACGGCAATCCGCGCAATCATCTGTGGCCGCTCCTGTTCCAGTTGTTTGAGCGCGAGCTGCCGGACGATTACGGGCAGCGGCTGCAACTGCTTAGAGAGCAGGGTATAGCGCTGTGGGATGTGCTGGCCAGGTGCAAGCGCAAGGGAAGTCTGGATGCCCATATCCGCGAGGAGGAGGCTAATGATTTCGCCGCCTTTTACGAGCGGTATCCTGCCATTCGTACCGTAATCTTCAATGACGCCAAGGCGGAGGAGCTGTATCGCAAGCTGGTAGGGCTGGAGGAGGGGCGAACCTACCTGCGGCTGCCGTCCACAAGCCCTGTGCCGACTGCGGTCTACCGGAGAATGGAGGATAAGCTGGAGGCTTGGCGTGTGGTGACACAGCTCGTGTGATCTGGGAAAATGGTGCATAGAATCGGGCCACCCTACAAATAATGGAGGTTAAATGCCAGCAAAGGTGGTCTATGCTATGTGTGATCGATTTTCGCTTACGGCTCCATCCAAGCAATTGCAGGAGAAGTACCGCATCGCGGCACTTCATGCAGATTACAAGCCGCGTTACAATATTTCGCCCACTCAATCCATTCCGATTATTATCCATTCCGAAGGGGAGCGCCAGCTGGTGGAGGCAAGATGGGGCTTATTCCCGTATTGGGCAAGAGATTCGGTGAATGCGGACTTCGGCTCCATCAGCGGCAAAAAAATATTTGACCGCATCGTCAAGCGCCAGCGCTGTCTCATTCCATGCAGCGGATTTTATGGCTGGCGCACAGAGGGCAAGGAGCAGCAGGCCTTCCATATTGTCATGCGGGAGCAGCAGGTATTTGCGATGGCCGGACTATATGAGATGCGGGTGGACCCCCGCGGCAAGCTGCACCGCAGTTGCACCATTGTCACGGCCATGGCCAATCCGGTCGTCTCCTCGTATCATCATCGTATGCCGGCGATCATGGATGATGAGGAGCAGACGAGCTGGCTTGACCCTGCGATGACCGACCGCTATGTGCTGGAGAATCATATCTATTCCTATCCGGCATCTGCCATGCGCGCCTATGCGGTAACGCCGCTGTCGCATAATGAGGAGCTGGAGGCGCCGGAATTAATCGAAGAATTCGCGCCGACGCTGCGGCTGTTGAAGGAATAAGAGCCCCCGAAGCTGTAGGCCGACCATATATGATCCCACCGTCCGTTGCAAGGCGGTGGGATTTTGCATGGCGCTGGGGCGTGCTGCGTTACGCTGGCTTGTTGCACCCCCTGTCCCCTGTACATCTGCGAGAGAGTGCGTTGTCCATGAAGGCAGCGCACTGACAAGCAGCGCCCGAAGGGTTATAATGGTAAGATGTCGCGCTACTATAGAAGGTTTTGGCGCGGCGCTATCGAGTACGGGCAAAAATCTAAGGTGGTCTCTCTTGATTCCGTCTACGGATGAGATTCTAGCAGGCCACCTTGGCAGGAGAGGTGTTAGAGTCATATGAAATCATTGGTGCTGGCCGAGAAGCCGAGTGTTGCCAGGGAGCTGGCTCGGGTGCTGGGCTGCGGACAGAAGCAGAAGGCATCCTATGAAGGGCCGCAATATGTCGTCACATGGGCGCTGGGTCATCTGGTCACGTTGGCGGAGCCAGAGGATTATGATACGAAGTACAAAACATGGAATCTGGAGGATCTGCCGCTGCTGCCGGAGCGGATGAATCTGAAGGTGATGAAGGAAACCTCGCAGCAATTTCGCCAGGTGGCGCAGCTATGCAAGCGGCAGGATATTAAGGAGCTGATCATCGCGACAGACGCCGGGCGTGAAGGGGAGCTGGTTGCCCGCTGGATCATGGAGCTGGTGAAATGGCGCAAGCCGTACAAGCGGCTGTGGATTTCCTCCCAGACAGACAAAGCGATCAAGGAGGGCTTTCAGCAGCTTCGCCCAGGCAAGGAGTATGATAATCTGTATGCTTCTGCGGTGTGCCGGGCCGAAGCGGACTGGCTGATTGGGCTTAATGTAACGCGGGCGCTGACCTGCAAATACAATGCGCAGCTAGCAGCCGGACGTGTACAGACACCGACGCTGGCGATGATGATGGAGCGCGAGGAGGAGATCACGGGCTTTCAGTCGAAGCCGTACTGGACGATTACGGCGGATGTCGGTGGCTTCCAGGCGATCTGGCGGGAGAAGGAAGGGCATGATGGACGGTTGTGGGACAAGGAGCGAGCCGAGCAGCTCGCAGCGAAGCTGCAGCAGTCGCGGGCCAGCGTACATAAGCTCAAGACCGCTGACAAGTCCGAGCCTCAGCCGCTCGCCTATGATCTGACAGAGCTGCAGCGGGATGCGAACAAGCGGCTGGGCTTCTCGGCGAAGCAGACCTCCAGCGTGCTGCAGCGTCTGTACGAGCAGCATAAGCTGGTCACCTATCCCCGCACAGACTCCAGATACTTGACCAGCGATATGGCGCCGACGCTCAAGGGGCGGCTGGAGAGCATCGCGGTCGGTCCTTACGCGCCGCTGGCACGCCGATTGCTCAAGCAGCCGCTGCGTATCACACGGCGGATTGTGGATGACAGCAAGGTAACGGATCACCATGCGATTATTCCAACGGAGCAGTACGTCAACCTGAGCGCACTCAGCAATGAAGAACGCCGGTTGTATGATCTGATCGTGAAGCGGTTCATCGCGCTCTTTTACCCGGAATACCGTTATGCGGAGACAAGCGTCGTCATTCAGGCCGGTTCTGAGCTGCTCTTTGCCAAGGGCAAGGTCGCCAAGGATGCAGGCTGGAAGGAAGTATACGGCAGCCCGTCCTACAGCGATGAAGACGAGGAGGAGCAGCCGCAGCAGGAGGAGCAAGCCGCAGCGCAGCAGAACCTGCCGGAGCTGTCTATGAACCAGCCGCTAGCTATCAAGAGCGCCCGTATTCGCGAGCTGCGCACCTTGCCGCCTCCGCGCTATACCGAGGCATCCCTGCTCGGGGTGATGGAGAAGAATGGGCTGGGCACACCAGCTACACGCGCCGATATTATCGAGAAGCTGCTCGGGACGGATACAATTGAGCGCCAGGGCAATCGGCTCGTCCCGACAGGGAAGGGCAAGCAGTTGATCGAGCTGGTGGTAGACGAGCTCAAGAGCTCCGGCTTGACCGCGCAGTGGGAGCAGGAGCTGGAGCGTATCGCCAAGGGCAAGGGCAACCCGCAGCGGTTCATGGAGGGCATCCGCCAGCAGACCGTGGCCTGGGTAGGACAGGTCAAGCGCGAGACGAAGGAATACAAGCCGCATAACTTGACCCATTCACGCTGTCCGCAGTGCAGCAAGCCGCTAATGGAGGTCAAGAGCAAGCGCGGCAAGTCGCTGGTCTGCTCCGATCGGGAGTGCGACTATCGGCGCGCTGCGGAGCCACGGCTGTCGAACAAGCGCTGTCCGCAGTGCAGGAAGAAGATGGAGATTCATGAGGGCAAGAATGGCAAGTACGCGCAGTGCCGTCCATGCAATTTCGTCGAGAAGCTCGATGGGGAGAAGGGCGGCAAGGTGCATCGCCGCGATCAGCAGCGGCTCATCCAGCAGTTCAGCGACAATGAGAAGTTGAACTCAGGATTGGCGGATGCGCTCAAGGCCGCATTGCAGCAGCAGGACAAGTAGCCGCCAGCCCGCCCGGAGCGCGGCATGCAGACAGGGCTCAGAGCAGATGGAGCTCGGAGCAGGCTAGGCCAGGTGAACCATGCACCGAAGACTAACCCGCAGCGAGCATGATCTCGCGCACCAGGCCCAGGGCGATGAGATGGGCCGGATAGAAGCTCAGCCATAGCAGACGCGGCACACGCACCTTGTCAAGAGACCGGTAGAGCTGGGGAGTATACAGCAGCGTAGCGGTAGACAGCAGGCTGAACATTTGGATGGCCCAGCCCTTCTCTACGGCGACAGCGACATTGAGCAGCAGATGGAGCAGCAGTTGCCACTCCCCCCGCGTATAGCGGTAGATCAGCACGAGCGCGAGTCCGTAATATCCATAATCGAACTGGAGCAGCTCCAGCAGTAGCGCGGCGCCGGCAATCGTGCCGAGTACGGCTGCGGGGTGCTTGAACCGGTCGAGAGACAGCAGCGCAAGCAGGCAGACGAGCAGCGCAGCGACCACATTCACGCCGTCATCTAACAGTGCCCACTGGTATGGCAGTTGGGATACAGCGGCGAGAATCGCAAGGCGCAGCAGATAACGGGGCATGTTGGAGGTATGGTAATAGCCGCGCACCAGCGCAAAGGCATATAGCGGGAACGAGAGACGACCCAGGATGCGCAGGAAGCTCTCCTCCGGGTAAAAGATGACGCCGATATGGTCGATCAGCATCGTGAGCATGGCGATAATCTGCATATGTATTCCACCTGTCTTTTATGCTTTGTGGCACAAGGGGGGGAGCTTTGCCTCATGATTCGCAGCCGCTGCTCACGCCTCAAGGCTCATATTTCTCCCCTGGTTCGACTGCCGTGGGCAAGATTGCCCTGACCAGGAGACGATCAAGCCGTTCTCCCTATCATACTGTGCCAGCTATCCCTGCTGCAACCAGGCATGAAGCCTCAAGAATAGGAGAGGCAGGCAACAAATCACTTGCGAAATGAGACCCATTATGAGTACAATGACTGTTAGACAAAGCCTTAGGGCTTGTGTCGTGCAGCGCTGAAGAGCCATTGAGCTGAACAAAAGCCGGGGGGATTGCGTCATGGACAATTGTATGTTGGTCACCAAGCCGTCGCTTCATTTGGCAGGAATCAGCCATTCCGGCCCGTATTCCAGCTTTCCTGATGATGTCATTGCGCTGCGGGATGAGTTTCTCTCACGCCGTCATGAGCTGAGCGGCAACCAAAAATCAACAGCGCTTATTTGTCCGTATTACGGCAATGAAGTGTTTGCCACGTATTGGGTATGCTATGAGGTCAGCATGCTGGAGCTAACACCGCAGGATATGGTGCAGTTCACCATACCAGGGCATACGTATGCGATGGTTAGCTGTACGACACAACGATTTGGCGAAGGCTATAAGCAACTGCTGGAGTGGATGAAGGAGCAGGGCTTGAGCAAGCTGGACGAGGCGGTCGCCATCGAGATCTACCACTTTGATGAGCGTCTGGAGGAAGGGCTGGTCGAGATTCTGATTCCTGTGGAGACGGGCGCGTCATCTCGGAAGTAAGGGAGGGGACGCCTATGCCGCACCTGATCGGAGAGCGGATTCGGCTTCGTGAATACCGTAGGGAGGATCTGCTGTCGATGAGGCGATGGGTCAATGATCCATTGATTACATGCCATCTATCGGATACGTTTTTGTACCCGCAGACCATTCAGGATACCGAGGCGTTCATTGAGGGGGTCATAGAAGGTGGGGATACCCACCGAGGCTTCATTATTGCGCACCGCGACACCGAAGATTATATTGGGCAGATCGATCTGTTCGAGCTGGATTGGAAAAATCGGACGGCGGAGCTGGGCATTGTTATCGGCAACCGTGTGAATCAGGGCAAGGGCTACGGCACGGAGGCCGTTCGGCTGCTGATCCAGTTCGCCTTACATAGTATGAATCTGAATCGTATTCAACTGGAAGTGAACGAGGATAATGGAAGTGCGATCCGCTGCTACGAGAAATGCGGCTTTGCACACGAGGGGCGTCTTCGGCAACGGATTTACCGCAACGGGCGTTATCACGATCTGCTCATCATGGCGGTGCTGCGAGATGAATATGAACAGCGGCAGGTGCAGCAGGCGTAGTTCACGTCCGGTTGCACCCTTGCGCGTTCCTTTCCATTCTCGATCCGCCGCGTCATGTCGCCAAGCCGCGGCAGCGTCCTGGAAAGGCGAAGGGATAAGGTCAGGCTCTCCGTTGCTGCGTATACTGTGTTATATTCATTCAGAATGGAGGCGAAGCGTTGAATATATTGCAAGCATTATTTTTCCCGCCCGAGCAGCCGGGAGGGGTGTCCTCCATGATACCTTATATTCAAGAACGGTTCATTCAGATGAACTGGCAGATGGAGCTGTTCTCCATCCCTAAGCGAGTCAGGGGAAAAGGTCAGGAGGAGGTGATGTTCGACACCTTCGATGTCCAGCAGTTCGCTGGCAATGAGACGATCGGCAAATACTTGCAGACCCTTAGGGACTATGTGTGGTGGACAAAGCTGAGGATTCATAAAAGCTATGATCTGATTCATGCCCACCATCCGATTGCGGCGCTCGTAATGAAGCAACTGTTCCCGGATACGCCTGTGCTGATGACGATCCATTCCAGCTATGAGCGGGAGCTGATTCTCAATGGACGCATCGCCGAGGGCGGGCCTGAGCATCAATTTCTAACCTTGATCTATGGAGAGCTGGAAGCGAAGATGGATGGCCTGCTGACCGTATCAGAGTCATTCCGCTCCTACTTATCTCCCTACCTGAAGCACCCGGAGAGCATTCATGTCATTCCGAACGGCTTCGATGAGAAGCGATTCCGGCCGATCTCCCATGAGAACGAGATTCCGCAGCTCATTACGGTCTGCCGACTCGTCCCGGCCAAGGGATTGGATATACTGCTTCAGGCCTGTGCTGAATTGAAGCGTCGCGGCAAGCCATTCGTCCTTCATATTATCGGGGATGGGCCGATCCGCGAGGAGCTGGAGCAACTGGCTATCTCCCTGGGATTGTATGATGAAATTATATTTTATGGTTATATGCTTCACCCGGAGGAGTTCATGCCGTTCTTCGATATATTCGTCTTACCCTCCCGAGCGGAGGCATTCGGTTCTGTGTTCGCGGAGGCGGCGCTCTGTCTGCTTGCTCTTGTCGGTACCCGTGTTGGCGGCATCGCCGAGCAGATCGATCATGGTGTGAACGGATTGCTCGTTCCGCCTGAAGACCCGCTGGCCTTGAGTGATGCGCTGGAGCTGCTGGTGTCTGATCCGGTGTACCGCTACAATCTGGCGCGATCGGGCTGGAACAAGGCGAAGCAGGTCTACTCGCTGCAGCGGGTAATTGCAGAGCTGAGGCGCGTATACCGCTCGTATATTCCTGTGTGAGCCGTTTACTGTCGGCTGATAGCGCTGCGGCTATTACCCGCGTGTATACTGGGGAGGACATGACCTCATACGCAGCAGGGCCTGTCCCCTAAGGCCACAAGGGCAAAGGGCTGGATGAGAAAAACGTGAGTTCTCCGTCCAGCCTTTTGGCATGTCTGCTGTAACAGAGCAGCTAATATTCTTGGCGGTAGATGTCATCCACTCGTGCCAGCACTTCGGCTCCCAGCTCTGCGAATTTCAATGTAGCCGGTGCGCCCTTCGTCAGGTAGGCTCCGCTTGGAACGAGATTATGCGTGCTAAGGGCCGCCTCGTAGAGCAAGCCTGCTCCTGTAGACGGGTCGGGAAAGAGCAGCTTCATGACAGGTCTCAGAAAGAAAGGCAGTCCCCCCCGATTTTTAGAGTTCATCGTGTTATTGCCGCCCGGATCGACGCTGAGCAGAGTAATTCCCTCTTGATCGAATAGCTGTGGTCCCGCCTCCTGCGTCCATAACGACATCGCGAGCTTAGTCGCGGCGTAAGGCCCGAACAATTTGCGGAACGAAGCAGGCCGCTCTAGCTCCAGGACATGAAACTGACGAAGGGTGGCGAACGCATTCGTAGACGTGTTAATGACCTTACGATGCTCCCCGCGCCTGAGGAGTTCTTTCAACTCCATCATGATCAGGTACGGCGCGACCGTCTGCAACTCATAATGGAGCTCGCGTCCTTGCGGAGAGTAACGAATCTCGGGCAGACTACCGCCGGCATTGTTGAAGATCAGATCGAGATGGGATTCCTGGGCAAGAATGAGCTCAAGCGCTTGTCTTAATTGTTGGAAATCTGCCAGATCCGCACGATATTCCCTCAGTCTCTGTTCCCTTGCCGCTATCTGGAGAATCGGATCGTCCACAGGGAACGCCGAGCGATTCAGTCCGACCACCTGCCACTTCTCGCTTAACAGCCTGCGTGTTAACGCCAAACCGATCCCGCTGCTTGCACCTGTAATCAAAGCGATGTTGTTTCCGTTCATTTTGCTTCTCCCTCCTGTCGGCTTACTTGGCCTTCCCACAGTCTACAAGTTGGAGTCGACTTCAAGTCAAGAGCCGACGTGCAGGAATTGACTTGGAGCTGGCTCCAACTTGTATAATGGAGACACGACAGGAACAATGGGGGAAATAGGATCATGAGCGAAGAACAGACTTATACGATCAGAGAGGCTTCCGAAGAAACCGGGCTTTCCACGGATACGATTCGATACTATGAGAAGATCGGTCTGCTGACGTATGCCAAGCGGAAGCCGAACAGCCATCGTCTGTATCGTGCTGAGGATCTGGAGACGATGCGGATGATCGCTTGCTATAAGAAGACAGGTCTTTCTCTGGAAAGTATGAAGCCCTTTCTTACCCTCCGGCGGGATGAGCCGATAACCGATTACCCGGAATTGGTTGAGCTGGCGGAGAAGCACAAGCGCCACATCGAGCAGCAGATCGCTTCACTGCAGCAGATTATCGTCTTTCTGGAAAGGCGGCTGTTGCCGACTGGGATCGGTTCGGAATCTGGGAGCTGTACTCTGGCAGAACCGCCCAAAGGACGGCCGCCTGCCTAACCTTGATTGCTTAGCAACTTTCGCGGCCTAGCGCTTGACGATCAGCACCAGCCATCCCAGGCTGATCAGTCCGAACAACGGGTACAGCGTAGAGAGCAGGATGCCAAAGCCGAGCTGACTGAGCAGATAACTGATGAACAGGATGGAGAGGACAATCCAATGCTGTGCGATCCCTAGGCGTTCATGCAGTTGCAGGGTCAGACCGTATACATTAGCGATCAAGGTCGTGAAGATTTCGGAGAAGATCAGGAAGATGTAGATCCACTGGATGCCCTGTCCGAACTGCTTGGCTATGCCGGCCATCGGGATGGCATATTGGGTGATGCCCGGCATGTTGGCGGATAGTGTAATATGTCCGACCAGCAGCATGAAGCCGATGCCGATCCCGCCGATCCATGCACCGCCGATAATCAACCGGCGATCCTTCACCTTCGCGCCGAGGGGCACGAGCACGGTCTGCGCCATCGACAGATTGAAGGCGGTGTATAGGAACGGCGACATCCAGGCTCCCAGCCAGGAATGGTCATTGACCAGCTCTAGCCAGCGGGTGGAGGTCGGCAGCGGAATCGTTTTGAATAGTAAAATAAAGGTAAATAGCAGCATGGCGGGCACAACGATCGAGTTGACAGCGAGAATGGCGGACAAGCCCTTGCGCAGCAGCATATAGCAAGCGGCCAGCGTAATCACAAGTCCGGTCTGATAGGATATATTCAGATGCTCGGAGAAGATCGAACCTGCTCCGGCGAGCATAACGCCGGTTACACCCAGCAGAACCACGATCATAAACAGGCTTACCAGCCGTCCCAGCCGCTCCCCGAATAAGGCAATATTCAAGTCCTCATAGGACACAGCGGATATATCGGCAGCCAGCAGCATCATCTTGGCTCCGAGCCAGATGAACAGCCCGGCGACGAGCAGGATGGTGAACATGCTGATAAAGCCGAAGCGGGTGAAAAATTGCAATATTTCCTGGCCGCTGGCGAAGCCAGCGCCGACGACTGTACCCATAAAGGTGAGGCCGATGCCAAGCATGGTGCCAAGCTTTCGCATTTCCTATTCCCTCCTTGGTCTCCCTTCTATCAGCCTATGTCGCCATATGGACAAGGATGACAGTTAGTTCAGCATGAGGAGGGAATGCAGTTCCCTGTATGGTTAGATGGCTGCATATGGACACAATAAAGCACCCGCGCTGTGGCAGGCTGTTGCGCAGAACAGCTTGCCACAGCGCGGGTGCTAGTGGACGAGTAAGGATGCTAGCCTCTAAAGGCAGGGGAATACGTCATTGCAGTCGTGCCATCCGCTGCACAGGCGCGGCTAGCTGTTGACAAATAGCTTGATGGAGAGCACCTCATTGCTCTGCGGATCAAGATCAAGCTTCAGGAACGCGCCTTCAGCCTTATAACCTAGCGTATACGTATTATGATTGGATGGCTTGCCGAGCGCCTTGACCGCATCTTCGCTGGACTGCCCGATACGCAAGCCGTTGAGCCCGGTCTTCACCTTGTCACCGTATACCTCTATGAACTTGACCTTGTACTTGCCATCATAGCCGACCGAGAAGCCGTCGTATTCGTTGATATTCAGCGTTTCCTTCTGATCCTCGGTAGAGAATTCATCCTGAGGCTTGCCATATTGCGCGATAACGGTGTCCTGAGCGTCGCCAATCGAGATGCCGAGCAGCAGCGGTGCCTTGGCGTCCCAGGCTTTGGACGATTCCGTCTTCACCTTGCCGCCGGTTGCCGTCTCTCCTGTACCGGGAGATTTGGCGCTATTGTCCGGCGGGGTAATCAGCGAGGCCGTCTCGTTGTCCTCGGCGGGCTGATTGTCATACGTCTGCTGCGGGCTCTGCTCCTGCGGGTCTGCTTGCTCGCTGTGCTCGCTGTCGTCTGGCTCAGCCACATTGCCCTTGGTTTCTTGTGCGTGTGAATCTACCTTCTGCTCGGAGCCTGCGTCCGCCGTCTGTACGCTCTTGCCCGGCTGCGCCGTCGGCGCTTCCTTGGAGCAGCCAGCAGCCAGTGCGAGCAGCAAGCATGCGGATAGCAGCAGAAGCCTGGATGATTTCATGAGCAGATCCCTCCTTATTGTGTGATCTTCGTCTTGCCCGTTGATGACATAACAACACGATGCCAAGGGAGCTTGGCACTCTGTATATGATACTTAGACGGATAACTTGATAAAAAGTTTCATGGTATTCGCTATTAATCGGCGATTTGCAATAATTTAGCGCCAGAGGCGGCGAAGCAGTTGCGAAAAGTGGTCATTGTATGGTACTTTAACGAAAAGAATCGTAGGAATTGAAGGGAACGTGAACACATGGATATTTTAAAAGACAGAATTCTTCGTGAAGCATCGGTTCTATCAAACGATGTGCTCAAGCTGGACGGACTGCTTAATCATCAGGTGGACCCTGAGCTGACGATGCAGATGGGGCAGGAATTTGCCCGCCGCTTTGCGGAGGAGAACATTACCAAGATCATCACAGTGGAGTCCTCCGGCATCCCGGTTGCCTTCTCGACTGCGCTGACCTTGAATGTGCCGCTGCTCTTTGCCCGCCGCAAGAAAACATTGATCAATGAACCCGATGCGCTCACGGAACGGGTCCCTTCGTTTACCAAAGGCATCGTTACCGATATTATGGTCTCGCGCCAGTATCTTTCACCTGAGGATCGCGTATTGTTTATTGATGATATTATCGCCAATGGCGACGCTGCCCGCGGCCTGATCAAGATTATCGAGCGCTCTGGCGCCCAACTGGCGGGTGTGGGGATCGTCGTGGAGAAAACCTTCCAGGCTGGCGGCCGCGCTATTCGCGAGCAGGGCTATCGCGTGGAATCGTTGGTGCGCATCGCCTCGCTTGATGGCGGTACAATTACTTTTGCATAATGTCGTGTTTCTGAAGGGGACGTTCCGCGTCCCCGCTCGGCCAAGCTCGCGGTTTTTCCATTCATTCCGCTCTTTCCACCGCGGGAGTTTTCCTCTATAATAACAAATAAGTGGCTGAAAGGGAGGCAGAAGGATATGGATAAATTGGAAGTCATGCCAGAATTTTTTCATACTCAATTGTCCGATGCCAAAATTCATTTCGAGCGTGCACTCGATTGCAAACATACCGAGTTCGACACTCTGTATCCGTATATGATTGAGCATCCACAATTTTTCTGGTACAAACGTTATGTCGCCTGGTCGGAGCTATTGACGGTTGTTAAGCTGTGTGAGCAGTTGAACATCCCGTGGCGCGATAAATTCACCGAGAAACAGAGTGAATATATCGCTCAGCGAGTGATGTCGTCGCGGGTGCTGGATGAATGGTACGAGACGAATGACTCCAAGGAGCATGTTGGTTAATGACTGTCGTTTCGTTGCAGGTAGTTGTATAGGATTCAACGGAAGAGACCTCGAAGCCCGGATGGGACCACGGGTCTCTTTGTTTCTACGCGGAACGAAGCTTAGCCCGTCAAGGACGGCGGCAGCCGTTTACGCTTGTCAACGAAGGAGCGGGATGAGAATGATATCAGATGAGCATCTGGATGCCTTTCGCCAAGATGGCGCGATGGTCAGAGTCGTGCGGGACCAACTGGAGGAGAATGATGTGGTCGGCATCGTCGTCGCATGGGATGCAGATCAAGTGATGATACGTAAAGCGAACCGGCGGATTGTAAAGCTGAGCCGAGCCCATCATTATGAGCTTGCATCAGAGGAACGCAGCGATCCGTTCTAATACGGTCACCAATCAGGAAGCCAGCTTATGAGCCTTTGCTCACAGGCTGGTTTTTTGCCGCTGCGAAGAGGCGGGGGGCTTCATGTGTGCGGCTATGATGGGGAAGTATCACGGGCTGCCGTATACGGGATACTGTTACGAAGAGAAGCGGGGGAATAGACATGTTTTACTCACTAAAAAACCGGCTCATGGCCTTCTTTATTTTGCTGCTTGTTCTCTCGTTCGGCACGATGTCGCTGCTGCTGTTCAATGAAGCGCGCGCACTGGTTCGCAGCTATATTGAATCGTCAGCGCTGGAGAAGATGGACCAATACGGCTCCTTTGTCCAGATGGCGCTGACCCAAATCTATGACTTGTCCTCCTTCGTCTTCAACAGCGAGAT contains:
- a CDS encoding YkvI family membrane protein codes for the protein MRKLGTMLGIGLTFMGTVVGAGFASGQEILQFFTRFGFISMFTILLVAGLFIWLGAKMMLLAADISAVSYEDLNIALFGERLGRLVSLFMIVVLLGVTGVMLAGAGSIFSEHLNISYQTGLVITLAACYMLLRKGLSAILAVNSIVVPAMLLFTFILLFKTIPLPTSTRWLELVNDHSWLGAWMSPFLYTAFNLSMAQTVLVPLGAKVKDRRLIIGGAWIGGIGIGFMLLVGHITLSANMPGITQYAIPMAGIAKQFGQGIQWIYIFLIFSEIFTTLIANVYGLTLQLHERLGIAQHWIVLSILFISYLLSQLGFGILLSTLYPLFGLISLGWLVLIVKR
- a CDS encoding xanthine phosphoribosyltransferase; this translates as MDILKDRILREASVLSNDVLKLDGLLNHQVDPELTMQMGQEFARRFAEENITKIITVESSGIPVAFSTALTLNVPLLFARRKKTLINEPDALTERVPSFTKGIVTDIMVSRQYLSPEDRVLFIDDIIANGDAARGLIKIIERSGAQLAGVGIVVEKTFQAGGRAIREQGYRVESLVRIASLDGGTITFA